From Echinicola jeungdonensis, the proteins below share one genomic window:
- a CDS encoding efflux transporter outer membrane subunit, with protein MGYSFKTYNLKFALHGIAVMVIFGTLTLGCSPKVNQVEPPIENLENFSTTGVQVVPGQWWTSFKDAQLNAMIEKALQGNFELASTWEQYRAARAVVKRESSFLLPDLEATIQNAIRRPEPDFAGGENFQQGLSASYEVDLWGRIRAGLQVEKFRAEASLWDYQALSMTITAEMAINWYQWLAANHQLDLINQQIQTNENIIKLIKARFGSGQVRAVDILRQTQLMEATREQKLLIESQMASLENQLAVLIGQQPQKEWTFIPDSLPELPELPATGLPLELVRRRPDIQRAHHFLLAADRDMASAVTSRYPRLSFSLEGQVRSNNFRGLFQDWAYSLAGNLVAPLFYGGRLNAEVDRTEAVKQQRLYEYGQTVLLAFQEVEDALVQERKQLERLEVLKRQLDLANKTSEQLKISFLNGLSNYLDVLLALDQEQQLRREFIDGRLNLLIIRIGLYRALGGGFEAQRKIQQ; from the coding sequence ATGGGGTATTCTTTTAAAACTTACAACCTTAAATTTGCCCTCCATGGGATAGCAGTCATGGTAATATTCGGTACCCTGACTCTTGGCTGTTCCCCAAAAGTTAATCAGGTAGAGCCTCCCATAGAAAATTTAGAAAACTTTTCCACTACCGGGGTCCAAGTTGTTCCGGGTCAATGGTGGACCAGTTTCAAGGATGCCCAATTGAATGCAATGATAGAAAAAGCCTTGCAGGGAAATTTTGAATTGGCCTCCACTTGGGAACAGTACCGAGCTGCCCGGGCTGTTGTTAAAAGAGAATCTTCATTTTTATTGCCAGACCTGGAAGCTACCATCCAAAATGCCATCAGAAGGCCCGAACCGGATTTTGCCGGAGGCGAGAATTTCCAACAAGGTTTGTCCGCCTCTTATGAAGTGGATTTGTGGGGAAGGATTCGTGCAGGCCTACAGGTAGAAAAATTTAGGGCCGAAGCCAGCCTGTGGGATTATCAAGCATTATCCATGACTATTACCGCAGAAATGGCCATTAATTGGTACCAATGGCTGGCAGCCAACCATCAACTGGACCTGATCAACCAACAGATCCAAACCAATGAAAATATTATCAAACTCATCAAAGCCCGCTTTGGAAGCGGGCAGGTGAGAGCAGTAGATATTCTCCGCCAGACCCAGTTGATGGAAGCAACCCGGGAACAAAAACTTTTGATCGAATCCCAAATGGCCAGTTTGGAAAATCAGCTGGCCGTTTTAATAGGTCAACAACCTCAAAAAGAATGGACTTTTATCCCTGATAGTTTGCCAGAATTGCCGGAATTGCCTGCTACGGGGCTGCCCCTGGAATTGGTAAGAAGGAGGCCGGATATTCAAAGGGCTCATCATTTTTTATTGGCAGCGGATAGGGATATGGCCTCAGCAGTCACCAGCAGATACCCTCGTTTATCCTTTTCACTGGAAGGCCAGGTACGTTCCAATAATTTTAGGGGATTATTTCAAGATTGGGCTTACTCTCTGGCAGGAAACCTGGTCGCCCCGCTATTTTATGGTGGGAGGTTAAATGCGGAAGTGGACCGTACGGAGGCAGTAAAGCAACAAAGACTTTATGAATATGGGCAAACTGTTTTATTGGCCTTTCAGGAAGTGGAGGATGCTTTGGTGCAGGAAAGAAAACAATTGGAAAGGCTGGAGGTCCTTAAAAGGCAATTGGACTTGGCCAATAAAACTTCCGAACAGTTAAAGATTTCCTTTTTGAATGGATTAAGCAATTACCTGGATGTATTACTTGCTCTTGATCAGGAACAGCAATTGCGCCGGGAATTTATTGATGGCCGGTTGAATCTATTAATTATCAGAATTGGACTTTATCGGGCTTTAGGCGGTGGTTTTGAAGCCCAAAGGAAGATACAACAATAA
- a CDS encoding efflux RND transporter periplasmic adaptor subunit, which produces MSKKNILFICLGILLSGVGGTVMIFMTEPTAKHEGTSKETAMLVDVVQVERGDFFPTIKATGTVQPVEDIMLSPRVNGQVVRRSPGFSPGGFVKKGQVLLQIDPSDYQNVLELRKSELKQAEADLRMEMGRQQVAQMDYELIGDSLSPEKKALVLRQPQLESIKAAVQSAKAAVSQAQLDLDRTAIRAPFDAHILNRNVTVGSQVSSGDNLGRLIGAENYWVVVTVPVSQLQLLTFPSKENEKGSKVNIVNRSSWKKGSHREGYLYKRIGALDDQTRLARVLVMVPDPLAQEMADSLGRPQLMVGAFVEAQLIGNEIDDVIRVDRDYIRNNQTVWVMEDGKLSIQPVEILFSDEQYAYINKGLKDQDRVVTTNLSTVVDGVGLRLKEDSVSTSQPVGGPNNQGN; this is translated from the coding sequence ATGAGTAAGAAAAACATACTTTTTATTTGTTTGGGTATCCTTCTCAGCGGGGTAGGCGGAACAGTTATGATCTTTATGACCGAACCCACAGCAAAACATGAAGGTACCTCCAAGGAAACAGCCATGCTGGTGGATGTGGTCCAGGTTGAAAGAGGAGATTTTTTTCCTACAATTAAAGCAACAGGAACGGTTCAACCCGTTGAGGATATCATGCTTAGTCCCAGGGTTAATGGTCAGGTTGTCCGCCGGTCTCCCGGTTTTTCTCCCGGCGGATTTGTAAAGAAGGGGCAGGTTTTGTTGCAGATAGATCCTTCGGATTACCAAAATGTACTGGAGCTCAGAAAAAGTGAGCTCAAACAAGCAGAAGCTGATTTGAGGATGGAAATGGGTAGGCAGCAGGTGGCCCAAATGGATTATGAACTTATAGGGGATTCACTTTCTCCAGAGAAAAAGGCTTTAGTCCTGAGACAACCACAATTGGAATCCATCAAGGCAGCTGTCCAATCGGCAAAAGCAGCAGTCAGTCAAGCCCAGCTTGATTTGGATAGAACCGCCATCAGAGCACCATTTGATGCTCATATTTTAAACCGGAATGTTACGGTGGGCTCTCAGGTTTCCTCAGGGGATAATTTGGGTAGATTAATCGGTGCAGAAAATTACTGGGTAGTAGTTACCGTGCCTGTTTCCCAACTTCAGTTGTTGACTTTTCCTTCCAAGGAAAATGAAAAAGGGTCCAAGGTGAATATTGTTAACCGTTCGTCATGGAAAAAAGGCAGCCATCGTGAGGGGTACCTTTATAAACGGATTGGAGCTTTGGATGATCAGACCCGGCTTGCAAGGGTATTGGTAATGGTGCCTGATCCATTGGCCCAGGAGATGGCCGATTCCTTGGGCAGGCCCCAATTGATGGTAGGGGCTTTTGTGGAGGCCCAATTAATAGGGAATGAAATTGATGATGTTATCAGGGTGGACAGGGATTATATTCGGAATAACCAAACAGTCTGGGTAATGGAGGATGGAAAGCTTTCAATCCAACCTGTGGAAATCCTGTTTAGTGATGAACAATATGCCTATATCAATAAAGGGCTGAAAGATCAGGATAGGGTGGTCACCACTAATTTAAGTACGGTGGTGGATGGGGTTGGATTACGTCTAAAAGAAGACAGTGTTTCAACTTCTCAACCCGTAGGAGGTCCAAATAACCAGGGAAATTAA
- a CDS encoding efflux RND transporter permease subunit produces the protein MSPSEENIHKSKGGIAYMARNTIAANLLMIILLGGGIWTMYNIQKEVFPQFQLDIVNVRVVYPGSAPEEVEQGILLPVEEAIRGVQGIKEITSTAGEGYGNVQIELVAGTNRMKAFQDIDQAVNRIRTFPDDIEQPEVNLQARQIDVMELGLYGEADIWTLRKLAERLRNRLLNEPEITQVEIGNVPDFVTHVEIPEHNLRQYGLTLGRVADILAASSEDIPAGALETQSGEILLRMQERKQWAEEFSEITIISSPSGARVTLGELAKITDGFEETGFHGQFNQQHSVELEIFRIGKQSPLEIESTVQAVLKDVSLPPGINLRIDSNRAEDYRERLSLLTENGALAIVIVLVILTLFLEYRLAFWVMMGMAISFIGGIVFLPLIGVSINMISMFGFLVVLGIVVDDAIVVGENIYEYRQRGMGYLDAAIAGARDISKPVVFSILTTIIAFVPLLFMPGETGKFWWPLPAVVIIVLIVSLLEALFILPAHLGHTSKKSIVKLGDRIEGWQQSFARKFNSGIDKYYRPFLELCLKYKYITLSSALALLLIVGGYGYSDHMGMIMMPEVSADEIEAGVRLPVGTTPDQAARVAEEITNSTQRMFDKHNLYEVAEGIKTNVRGQNFIDVEIVMRPPDERDMTAGDVIALWRDEIGDIEGVDQITFEAERGPGGYQQDISVDLSHADIDVLERASTAFFERMDAYENTRDISDNYNKGKTQFDFKLLPEGRNLGLTSSEVGRQVRDAFYGALAMRQLRGMNEIEVRVKLPKEERKDVRNLETFLIRTPEGVEVPLLDVVEVEQQEAFTSINRRDGRRVVNVGMDVEPSNAVSRVLASVQNEVLPQLRADFPGITWSFQGSQADMRESTQSLWGGFMMAMLIIYALLAVAFGSYWQPAIIMAAIPFGIVGAVIGHIILGYDLSIVSLMGVIALSGVVVNDSLIMVDYANKNRGSLSAFEAIHEAGLRRFRPIMLTTLTTFGGLTPIIMETSRQAYYLIPMAISLGFGIVFATSIILVIVPCLYLILEDVKGKVQSKTEEFVR, from the coding sequence ATGAGTCCATCAGAGGAAAATATCCATAAAAGCAAGGGGGGAATAGCCTATATGGCCCGCAATACAATTGCAGCCAATTTGTTAATGATTATCCTTTTGGGCGGGGGGATTTGGACCATGTACAATATCCAAAAAGAAGTTTTTCCCCAATTCCAACTGGATATTGTCAATGTGAGGGTGGTTTACCCCGGTTCTGCCCCAGAGGAGGTTGAGCAGGGGATTTTGTTGCCTGTTGAAGAGGCAATCCGTGGAGTGCAGGGTATTAAAGAAATTACTTCCACAGCTGGGGAGGGCTATGGGAATGTCCAGATTGAACTCGTGGCAGGCACCAATAGGATGAAAGCCTTTCAGGATATTGATCAGGCTGTCAACCGGATCCGGACATTTCCAGATGATATTGAACAACCCGAAGTGAATCTTCAGGCCAGACAAATAGATGTTATGGAGTTGGGTTTGTACGGGGAGGCTGATATTTGGACCCTAAGGAAATTGGCAGAAAGGCTGCGGAACCGTTTACTAAATGAACCTGAAATAACACAAGTTGAAATCGGTAATGTTCCGGACTTTGTCACTCATGTGGAAATTCCTGAGCATAACCTTCGCCAGTATGGGTTGACCCTGGGGAGGGTAGCAGATATCCTTGCCGCTTCAAGTGAGGATATTCCTGCCGGGGCCCTGGAAACGCAGTCCGGAGAAATTCTCCTGAGAATGCAGGAACGTAAACAATGGGCAGAGGAATTTAGCGAAATTACCATTATTTCCTCCCCTTCTGGTGCCAGGGTTACCTTAGGGGAGCTGGCCAAAATTACTGATGGCTTTGAAGAGACTGGATTTCATGGTCAGTTCAATCAACAACATTCCGTTGAGCTGGAAATTTTTAGGATAGGCAAACAATCCCCATTGGAAATCGAATCCACCGTACAGGCTGTTTTGAAGGATGTTTCTCTTCCGCCAGGGATCAATTTGCGTATTGATAGCAATAGGGCAGAGGATTACCGGGAAAGGTTGTCTTTATTGACCGAAAATGGAGCCTTGGCCATAGTTATTGTATTGGTGATTTTAACCTTGTTTTTAGAGTATAGGCTAGCCTTTTGGGTGATGATGGGCATGGCCATTTCCTTTATTGGTGGGATTGTTTTTCTGCCTCTTATCGGTGTGAGCATCAATATGATTTCCATGTTTGGTTTTCTGGTGGTCTTGGGTATTGTGGTGGATGATGCTATTGTTGTTGGGGAAAATATTTATGAGTACCGGCAAAGGGGAATGGGATATCTGGATGCCGCTATTGCAGGTGCCCGGGATATTTCCAAGCCTGTTGTTTTTAGTATTCTTACTACCATTATTGCCTTTGTTCCGCTTTTGTTTATGCCTGGAGAAACCGGGAAATTTTGGTGGCCTTTGCCTGCGGTAGTGATTATTGTTTTGATAGTTTCTTTATTGGAAGCCCTGTTTATCCTACCTGCCCATTTGGGCCATACTTCCAAAAAATCAATTGTGAAATTAGGGGACAGGATTGAGGGATGGCAACAATCTTTTGCTAGAAAGTTTAATTCAGGGATAGATAAGTATTACAGACCATTTTTAGAATTGTGCTTGAAATACAAGTACATCACCTTGTCCTCCGCATTGGCCCTTTTGTTAATTGTGGGGGGGTATGGATACAGTGACCATATGGGCATGATCATGATGCCGGAGGTTTCTGCTGATGAAATAGAGGCAGGGGTGAGGTTACCGGTTGGAACTACCCCTGACCAGGCTGCCAGGGTAGCTGAGGAAATTACTAATTCCACCCAGCGGATGTTTGATAAGCATAACTTGTATGAAGTGGCAGAGGGAATCAAGACCAATGTCCGTGGCCAGAATTTTATTGATGTGGAAATTGTCATGAGGCCACCGGATGAACGAGATATGACCGCAGGCGATGTTATTGCCCTGTGGAGGGATGAAATTGGAGATATCGAGGGGGTAGATCAAATAACCTTTGAAGCCGAAAGGGGGCCAGGTGGCTACCAGCAGGATATCAGTGTGGACCTGAGCCATGCGGATATTGATGTTTTGGAAAGGGCCAGCACTGCTTTTTTTGAAAGAATGGATGCCTATGAAAATACCCGGGATATCAGTGATAATTATAACAAAGGAAAAACCCAATTTGACTTTAAACTGCTTCCCGAAGGTCGGAATCTTGGCCTGACTTCTTCCGAAGTGGGAAGGCAGGTGAGGGATGCTTTTTATGGGGCTTTGGCCATGCGGCAATTACGGGGGATGAATGAAATAGAAGTTCGAGTAAAACTGCCCAAAGAGGAAAGAAAAGATGTCAGGAATCTGGAAACCTTTCTCATTCGGACTCCGGAAGGAGTGGAGGTGCCTTTATTGGATGTGGTGGAAGTGGAACAGCAGGAGGCATTTACTTCCATTAACAGGAGAGATGGCAGAAGGGTGGTCAATGTCGGTATGGATGTGGAACCTTCTAATGCCGTTTCCAGGGTTTTGGCTTCTGTGCAAAATGAAGTGCTGCCTCAGTTAAGGGCTGATTTTCCTGGGATCACCTGGAGTTTTCAGGGAAGCCAGGCCGATATGCGGGAATCCACCCAGTCCCTATGGGGTGGGTTTATGATGGCCATGTTGATCATTTATGCTTTGTTAGCGGTTGCATTTGGCAGTTATTGGCAGCCTGCCATCATCATGGCGGCGATACCATTTGGGATTGTGGGAGCAGTGATCGGCCATATTATATTGGGCTATGATCTTTCCATTGTCAGCCTTATGGGTGTAATTGCCCTTTCTGGGGTGGTGGTCAATGATTCTTTGATCATGGTGGATTATGCCAATAAAAACCGAGGAAGCCTTTCTGCTTTTGAAGCAATTCATGAAGCGGGCCTAAGACGTTTCAGACCAATAATGCTAACTACCTTGACCACTTTTGGGGGCTTGACGCCCATAATCATGGAAACTTCCAGACAGGCTTATTACCTTATTCCCATGGCCATTTCACTTGGCTTTGGGATCGTATTTGCTACTTCTATTATTTTGGTGATTGTGCCTTGTCTGTACTTGATTTTAGAAGATGTAAAGGGGAAGGTTCAATCTAAAACAGAAGAATTCGTGAGGTAG
- a CDS encoding NAD(P)/FAD-dependent oxidoreductase — MTSQQFDVIIIGGGLAGLTTAIHLAQNNFKVLLIEKNSFPKHKVCGEYVSNEVLPYLEYLGFNPFEFGAKRITNFELTTHNNKTINAELPLGGFGMSRYEMDFQLYKLALKQGVSVVKDTVVDVVFENDFFHIQTKSSQSFASKITIGAFGKRSNLDTKLQRSFITKKSPYLGVKVHVLGDFPENKVALHNFKGGYCGVSKVENDRINLCYITDYKAFKRYKDIDDFQNDVIFKNLAIKEMFQNSNAEFDKPLTISQISFATKNPIENHMIMCGDSAGMIHPLCGNGMAMAIRSAQLASVLIIGYLQNKIHTRGELERKYTKVWSKTFSLRLKVGHGIAYLFRQDWLAPKLLVVLRSVPFLMPLIIRMTHGKPMKV, encoded by the coding sequence ATGACAAGCCAACAATTTGATGTGATAATTATCGGTGGCGGATTAGCCGGATTAACTACCGCCATTCATCTGGCGCAAAATAATTTCAAGGTGCTTCTCATTGAAAAAAATAGTTTTCCCAAACACAAGGTCTGTGGCGAATATGTATCAAATGAAGTTTTGCCCTATTTAGAATATTTAGGGTTCAACCCTTTTGAATTTGGGGCAAAACGCATCACAAATTTTGAACTTACTACACACAATAACAAAACCATCAACGCTGAATTACCGCTTGGTGGATTCGGAATGAGCCGCTACGAAATGGATTTTCAGCTATATAAATTGGCATTAAAGCAAGGGGTTTCAGTAGTAAAGGATACTGTGGTCGATGTGGTATTTGAAAATGATTTTTTTCACATTCAAACAAAATCAAGTCAAAGCTTTGCTTCCAAAATTACAATTGGTGCTTTTGGAAAACGATCTAATTTAGATACTAAGCTTCAGCGTTCGTTTATCACCAAAAAATCACCATACTTGGGGGTAAAAGTTCATGTGTTAGGTGATTTTCCTGAAAATAAGGTGGCACTTCACAATTTCAAAGGTGGTTATTGTGGTGTATCCAAAGTTGAGAACGACCGTATTAATTTATGTTATATCACGGACTATAAAGCATTTAAACGCTATAAGGACATTGATGACTTTCAAAATGATGTTATCTTTAAAAACCTTGCTATAAAGGAGATGTTTCAGAATTCAAATGCTGAATTCGATAAGCCATTGACAATCAGTCAAATTTCCTTTGCGACCAAAAACCCAATTGAAAATCATATGATAATGTGTGGTGATTCAGCAGGAATGATTCATCCCCTATGTGGAAACGGTATGGCTATGGCCATAAGAAGTGCACAATTGGCATCAGTTCTTATTATTGGCTATCTTCAAAATAAAATACATACACGAGGAGAATTAGAGCGAAAGTATACTAAAGTTTGGAGCAAAACTTTCAGCTTGAGATTAAAAGTCGGTCATGGCATTGCCTATCTATTCAGACAAGATTGGTTGGCACCAAAATTACTGGTAGTTTTAAGGAGCGTACCTTTTTTGATGCCGTTAATTATTAGAATGACACACGGAAAGCCCATGAAAGTTTAA
- a CDS encoding methyltransferase domain-containing protein, with amino-acid sequence MNLFVETKYRSNATELMDDFSMKGELLRDTLDKLGKINKWLGGNHVTLEGLRQLLKNQPKDKTYTIVDLGCGHGDILRLIADYGRKHKYSFNLIGIDANQDAIDFAVELSEDYDELSFKKLDVFSEEFQTLNYDIVLSTLFLHHLNQDEINTLLKMIGSKAKLGVVINDLHRNRMAYALFKLLGLAIFNHMIVQDGLTSILRAFKREELENISKQLNLRSQICWKWAFRYQWLIKP; translated from the coding sequence ATGAACTTATTTGTAGAAACCAAATACAGAAGCAATGCCACAGAGCTTATGGATGATTTTTCCATGAAGGGTGAATTACTACGAGATACGCTGGATAAGCTGGGTAAAATAAATAAATGGCTTGGTGGAAATCATGTGACCTTGGAGGGCCTGCGCCAATTGCTCAAAAATCAACCCAAAGATAAGACTTATACTATTGTAGATTTAGGTTGTGGACATGGCGATATATTAAGATTGATTGCAGATTATGGTAGAAAACATAAGTATTCGTTTAACCTAATTGGTATTGATGCGAACCAAGACGCTATTGACTTTGCCGTGGAATTATCTGAAGATTATGATGAACTGTCATTTAAAAAGCTGGATGTTTTTTCCGAGGAATTTCAAACCTTAAATTATGATATAGTGCTTTCAACCTTGTTTTTACATCATTTAAATCAAGATGAAATTAACACACTATTAAAAATGATAGGCTCAAAGGCGAAGCTAGGTGTTGTTATAAACGATTTGCATCGCAATAGAATGGCTTATGCATTATTTAAATTATTGGGCCTGGCGATTTTTAACCATATGATTGTACAAGATGGATTAACCTCTATTTTAAGGGCATTTAAGCGCGAAGAATTGGAAAACATTTCAAAGCAACTGAACCTTAGATCACAAATTTGTTGGAAATGGGCATTCCGCTACCAATGGCTAATTAAACCCTAA
- a CDS encoding type III polyketide synthase, translating to MAVRIISVAKQLPKYTRKTKDILPYVELWLEGQEERFKRKVLKIFENAAVDKRYSIMDADEVFLKTSFEEKNDIYTRESIKLAEKSLLKALDKANLAPKDLDYIITVSCTGIIIPSLDAYLINRLKLKQDIVRLPVTEMGCAAGISGILYAKNFLKANPNKRAVVIAVESPTATFQHDDYSMTNIVSAAIFGDGCASVILSSREDEVGPEIKDESMYHFYDAEHMMGFKLRNTGLQMVLDQTVPQIIEDHFPNIIHPFLENNGLIIEDIHHLVFHPGGKKIVKTVEDLFGALGKNIDDTKEVLRLYGNMSSATVLYVLERFMDRKLPKGDKGIMLSFGPGFSAQRILLEW from the coding sequence ATGGCAGTAAGAATAATATCGGTTGCAAAGCAACTTCCAAAATATACTAGAAAAACCAAAGATATTTTACCTTATGTAGAACTTTGGCTAGAAGGGCAAGAAGAACGTTTTAAGCGTAAGGTCCTCAAGATTTTCGAGAACGCAGCGGTTGATAAGCGTTATTCCATAATGGATGCTGATGAGGTGTTTTTAAAAACTTCATTTGAAGAAAAAAATGACATTTACACCCGAGAATCCATAAAACTGGCAGAAAAAAGCTTGCTGAAAGCTTTAGATAAAGCCAATTTGGCGCCAAAAGACTTGGACTATATTATCACCGTGAGTTGCACAGGTATAATAATCCCCTCTTTAGATGCTTATTTAATCAATCGTTTAAAGTTGAAACAGGATATTGTTCGTTTGCCAGTAACTGAAATGGGGTGTGCAGCTGGAATTTCAGGGATTTTATATGCAAAGAATTTTTTAAAAGCCAATCCTAACAAGCGGGCAGTTGTAATAGCAGTTGAGTCACCAACGGCAACCTTTCAACACGATGATTATTCAATGACCAATATTGTAAGTGCCGCTATATTTGGCGACGGTTGCGCTAGTGTTATTTTATCGTCTCGCGAAGATGAGGTTGGTCCAGAAATCAAGGACGAATCCATGTATCACTTCTATGATGCAGAACATATGATGGGATTTAAATTAAGGAATACGGGTTTGCAGATGGTTTTGGACCAAACAGTTCCACAGATTATTGAAGATCACTTTCCAAATATTATTCATCCTTTTTTAGAGAATAATGGCTTAATAATTGAAGATATTCATCATTTAGTGTTCCATCCTGGAGGCAAAAAAATTGTCAAAACGGTTGAAGATCTATTCGGTGCTTTAGGCAAGAATATAGACGACACAAAAGAAGTTTTAAGACTATATGGCAATATGAGCAGTGCCACAGTGCTATATGTTTTAGAACGATTTATGGATAGAAAATTACCTAAAGGAGACAAAGGAATTATGCTAAGTTTTGGGCCAGGTTTTTCTGCTCAGAGAATACTATTAGAATGGTAA
- a CDS encoding SDR family oxidoreductase: MKEFKDKNYWALVLGGSSGLGLATAKKLAKHGMNICIVHRNSRIQEEAILKEFKIVAQEGIQFKAFNSDAFKHQKREAIIQELKSMLGDDQKIRTMVHSVAKGNLKPMVSDEKTELNHDDFTLTIQAMGISLYDWTKSIFEAKLFAEDARIVSFTSEGNSKAWRSYAAISAAKVTLEAITRNIAHEFAPYGIKANCIQSGVTDTASLRMIPGSEQIIKYTLKRNPNKRLTTPEDVANVVYLLTKDEAAWITGTVIPVDGGEHLI; encoded by the coding sequence ATGAAAGAATTCAAAGATAAAAATTATTGGGCTTTGGTACTTGGTGGCAGCAGTGGTCTAGGTTTGGCGACAGCAAAAAAATTGGCTAAACATGGAATGAATATTTGTATTGTACATCGCAATTCTAGAATACAAGAAGAAGCTATTTTAAAGGAATTTAAAATTGTAGCGCAAGAAGGAATACAATTCAAGGCGTTTAATAGTGACGCTTTTAAACATCAGAAAAGAGAGGCCATTATACAGGAATTGAAATCAATGTTAGGTGATGATCAAAAAATACGAACGATGGTTCATAGCGTCGCAAAGGGCAACCTAAAGCCAATGGTCTCAGATGAAAAAACTGAACTGAATCATGATGATTTCACATTGACCATACAGGCCATGGGAATTAGTTTATATGACTGGACCAAATCAATTTTTGAGGCAAAATTGTTTGCAGAGGATGCCCGGATAGTAAGTTTTACAAGCGAAGGTAATTCTAAAGCTTGGCGGAGCTATGCGGCCATTTCAGCAGCCAAGGTAACCCTGGAAGCGATTACCAGAAATATTGCACACGAGTTTGCACCATATGGAATCAAGGCCAACTGTATTCAATCAGGTGTAACGGACACGGCGTCGTTACGAATGATTCCTGGTAGTGAACAGATTATTAAATATACATTAAAACGGAACCCAAATAAACGCTTAACCACCCCAGAGGACGTGGCTAACGTTGTCTATTTACTAACAAAGGACGAAGCCGCATGGATAACAGGAACAGTAATTCCGGTTGATGGAGGAGAACATTTGATTTAA
- a CDS encoding 3-hydroxyacyl-ACP dehydratase FabZ family protein — translation MKASEIIALLPYQGPFLFVDDIVAVSEKNITGHYTFRDDEFFYQGHFKNKPVTPGVILTECMAQIGLVCLGIYLMKAELKKVQKPQIALTSYQMDFYLPVFPGQKVNVHSEKEVFRFNKLKCKVKMLTEDGELVARGVISGMLKV, via the coding sequence ATGAAAGCATCGGAAATCATAGCGTTATTACCATATCAAGGTCCATTTTTATTTGTGGATGACATTGTTGCCGTTTCTGAAAAAAATATAACGGGGCACTATACGTTTAGAGATGATGAGTTTTTCTATCAAGGGCATTTTAAAAATAAACCTGTTACCCCAGGTGTTATACTTACTGAATGCATGGCGCAGATTGGTTTGGTTTGTTTAGGCATTTACCTAATGAAAGCTGAATTAAAGAAGGTTCAAAAACCACAAATAGCCTTAACCTCGTATCAAATGGATTTTTATTTGCCGGTTTTTCCTGGCCAAAAAGTCAATGTGCATTCAGAGAAAGAAGTGTTTCGATTCAATAAATTAAAATGTAAAGTAAAAATGCTCACCGAAGACGGAGAGCTAGTAGCAAGAGGAGTAATTTCAGGAATGTTGAAAGTATGA